From a single Notolabrus celidotus isolate fNotCel1 chromosome 7, fNotCel1.pri, whole genome shotgun sequence genomic region:
- the LOC117815927 gene encoding B-cell receptor CD22-like, which produces MVQMSYSSWAANLKCHSSCSLPPHPSFIWYKNGERIQTGTSSSYSANYDYPDSYSCALQGHEDSPSPPFCLYKDYCNRVTYTDRRICAPKGSSVNISCTYFSYDSYYNHATIASKFWFIPKLSGNWQSPSQPADLRVDSQYAGRVQVLETESGRSALRISDLRESGSAEYRFRFTSGHFEWKDSLPGTTLTVTALQVQVQMIKAGESYNNAELRCLSSCSPPGRLLYVWFRNRREIRGEETSSFTGRIYLGNEISCAFKGHEGFPSPPVYAPKTTSVLQRPSGEVVENTSVTLNCSSDANPAAVTYTWYKNGNPDFKPFSKEAQLVFRSIQPSDSGEYHCEAENQLGKGPSEHLTIDVKYPPRLPSVSMHPGEIMEGSSVTLNCSSDANPAANYTWYKGNDRTPQGSGPVFTINDVRSEHSGGYYCEADNRRGRHNSTLHFVVVSSSMKSVAAGSISAIFLVIIFLLVILFIRRKRSSKETNQPGESPDNNGELNMASQSEPAEELCYASVRFSNNQEEALYSNFSPAKPNRPKKKKEDEDGDDVEYARVNIKSKRPSSRSRTQMTEEDVSALYSTVVRTPRV; this is translated from the exons ATGGTTCAGATGAGCTATAGTTCATGGGCGGCCAATCTGAAGTGTCACAGCAGTTGTTCTCTacctcctcatccctccttcatCTGGTACAAAAATGGAGAGAGAATCCAGACAGGAACATCTTCTTCTTATTCAGCCAACTATGACTATCCAGACAGTTACTCCTGTGCTCTACAAGGACACGAGGattccccctctcctccattCT GTCTCTATAAGGATTACTGTAACAGAGTGACGTACACTGACCGAAGAATCTGTGCTCCCAAAGGCTCATCAGTGAACATCTCTTGTACTTACTTCAGTTACGACAGTTACTACAATCACGCAACGATCGCATCAAAATTCTGGTTCATTCCTAAACTCAGTGGAAACTGGCAGAGTCCCTCTCAACCTGCGGACCTGAGAGTGGACTCCCAGTATGCAGGTCGTGTTCAGGTCCTTGAAACAGAGAGTGGACGCTCTGCTCTGAGAATCtctgacctgagagagagcgGCTCAGCAGAATATCGCTTCAGATTCACTTCAGGACACTTTGAATGGAAGGACAGTTTACCTGGTACAACTCTGACTGTCACAG CTTtacaggtacaggtacagaTGATAAAAGCTGGAGAGTCTTACAACAACGCAGAGCTGAGGTGTCTTAGCAGCTGCAGTCCACCAGGTCGTCTTTTATACGTCTGGTTCAGGAACAGAAGGGAGATTAGAGGGGAGGAGACATCTTCTTTTACAGGCCGGATTTATCTTGGAAATGAAATCTCCTGTGCTTTCAAAGGACATGAAGGATTCCCCTCTCCTCCAGTGT ATGCTCCAAAGACTACCTCTGTGTTACAAAGACCCTCTGGTGAGGTAGTGGAGAACACTTCAGTGACTCTGAactgcagcagtgatgctaacccagCAGCAGTTACATATACCTGGTACAAGAACGGAAATCCAGACTTTAAACCTTTCAGTAAAGAAGCCCAGCTTGTCTTCCGCTCCATCCAGCCCTCTGACTCTGGAGAGTATCACTGTGAAGCTGAGAACCAGCTGGGAAAGGGACCATCTGAGCACCTTACCATCGATGTGAAAT ATCCTCCAAGGCTTCCCTCTGTGTCAATGCATCCTGGTGAGATTATGGAGGGCAGTTCAGTGACTCtgaactgtagcagtgatgctaacccagCAGCTAACTACACCTGGTACAAGGGAAATGATCGTACACCTCAAGGATCCGGACCAGTCTTCACCATCAATGATGTTAGATCTGAACACAGTGGGGGTTATTATTGTGAAGCTGACAACAGAAGAGGGCGCCACAACTCCACcttacattttgttgttgtgtcaA GTTCAATGAAATCAGTCGCTGCTGGATCAATCTCTGCCATTTTCCTGGTCATCATTTTCCTCTTAGTCATCCTATTCATAAG GAGAAAGAGATCCTCAAAGGAAACCAACCAGCCTGGAGAAAGTCCGGACAACAATGGAGAG CTAAACATGGCTTCACAAAGTGAACCAGCAGAGGAACTTTGCTACGCCAGTGTGCGCTTCTCCAACAACCAGGAAGAGGCCCTCTACTCCAACTTTTCACCAGCTAAGCCTAACAGacccaagaagaagaaggaggatgaagatggGGACGATGTAGAATACGCGAGGGTCAACATTAAGAGTAAAAGGCCTTCCTCAAG aTCAAGAACCCAAATGACGGAGGAGGATGTGTCTGCATTGTACAGCACAGTCGTCCGAACACCAAGAGTGTGA